From one Pogoniulus pusillus isolate bPogPus1 chromosome 37, bPogPus1.pri, whole genome shotgun sequence genomic stretch:
- the LOC135191001 gene encoding platelet-activating factor receptor-like: MNLSVPGLLPAGNPDDCVPNDPVQFVLVPAVYCLVLCVGLPGNLVALLVFLQNGKVRKAIRIYLINLTLADILFNLTLPLWISYYLAGGDWLLSEAACRLAGAAYYLATYSAVTFMALISFNRFCAVRAARRQLPLTGRRGAALACAMAWLLGLGCAMPTLAAQQTFPARAGATACFEQHGRQRVYAYAMVGFFGAAFLVVLGTYASIARALSVPAAASPGSHRQQARAMVLGMLLVFVVCVAPYHLTLAPWVGSQPPVPLCGPPATLDVLHMLSVALLSLNSCLDPLVYCFSIRRFRADLARTLRKVGRCLPLSPPAPALPGARTSSFASS; the protein is encoded by the coding sequence ATGAACCTCTCGGTGCCAGGGCTGTTGCCAGCAGGGAACCCTGACGACTGCGTGCCCAACGACCCGGTGCAGTttgtgctggtgcctgctgtctACTGCCTGGTGCTGTGCGTGGGGCTGCCGGGCAACTTGGTGGCCCTGCTGGTTTTCCTGCAGAACGGCAAGGTGAGGAAGGCCATCCGCATCTACCTCATCAACCTGACGCTGGCAGACATCCTCTTCAACCTCACCCTGCCCCTCTGGATCTCCTACTACCTGGCCGGCGGcgactggctgctctcagaggcCGCTTGccgcctggcaggggctgcctaCTACCTGGCGACCTACAGCGCCGTCACCTTCATGGCACTCATCAGCTTCAACCGGTTCTGCGCGGTGCGGGCGGCACGGCGCCAGCTGCCGCTGACGGGGCGCCGGGGAGCTGCGCTGGCCTGTGCCAtggcctggctgctggggctgggctgtgccatgCCCACCCTGGCTGCACAACAGACCTTTCCCGCCCGGGCCGGTGCCACCGCCTGCTTCGAGCAGCACGGGCGTCAGCGGGTGTACGCCTACGCCATGGTGGGGTTCTTCGGTGCCGCcttcctggtggtgctgggcacctATGCCTCCATTGCCAGGGCTCTCTCCGTGCCCGCCGCTGCCTCACCGGGCTCCCACCGGCAGCAGGCACGTGCCATGGTGCTGGGAATGCTGCTGGTCTTCGTGGTCTGCGTGGCACCGTACCACCTCACGCTGGCCCCCTGGGTGGGCAGCCAGCCTCCTGTGCCGCTCTGCGGGCCCCCTGCCACCCTGGACGTGCTGCACATGCTGAGCGTGGCCCTGCTCAGCCTCAACAGCTGCCTTGACCCCCTCGTCTACTGCTTCTCCATCCGACGCTTCCGCGCTGACCTGGCACGGACCCTGCGCAAGGTCGGCCGCTGCCTCCCGCTCTCCCCGCCAGCCCCCGCCCTGCCCGGTGCCCGCACGTCCTCCTTTGCCTCCTCGTAG
- the TMEM35B gene encoding transmembrane protein 35B produces MALGCRCPCPRFCCGGRERGQGQGRGPDPSRAEPTRPRPRPLVPTMAAAFRVLRVLLGLFFVLTGAVKLTEQLSADLYRHMHSQFVRYAEVFPLKDLGFTPEPGQYLAVVGWVEVVTGLLLAFGPQLLQEISNFILSVVMIGAIYTLLVLREPLAMCAPATLCLALLLLLNIRGYGPPAKPKFE; encoded by the exons ATGGCTTTGGGGTGTCGGTGTCCCTGCCCCCGCTTCTGCTGCGGGGGCCGGGAGCGGGGCCAAGGCCAGGGCCGGGGCCCGGATCCGAGCCGTGCTGAACCGAcccgcccccggccccgcccgcTCGTCCCCACCATGGCGGCGGCGTTCAGGGTCCTGCGCGTCCTGCTCGGGCTCTTCTTCGTGCTGACCGGCGCCGTCAAGCTCACGGAGCAGCTCTCAGCCGACCTGTACCGGCACATG caCTCGCAGTTCGTGCGCTACGCCGAGGTCTTTCCCCTGAAGGATTTGGGGTTCACGCCGGAGCCAGGCCAGTACCTGGCCGTGGTGGGCTGGGTGGAGGTGGtgactgggctgctgctggcattcgggccccagctcctgcaggagatCAGCAACTTCATCCTCAGCGTCGTCATGATCG GTGCCATCTACACGCTGCTGGTGCTGCGGGAGCCCCTGGCCATGTGTGCCCCTGCCACCCTCTGCCtcgccctcctgctgctcctcaacaTCCGTGGGTATGGGCCCCCTGCGAAGCCCAAGTTCGAGTGA